From the genome of Nodosilinea sp. PGN35, one region includes:
- a CDS encoding cation:proton antiporter has protein sequence MSALIGSDLIGNIPTDFLSIKSTVSLWLTEIPEAEVEPLVLASVLLSLIVVYLAAKLGGELCARVNLPAVLGELVGGVIVGVSAMHLIVFPEGGGEVQSLLMNLVGMTTGQAPDELLRVFQGESEVISVLAELGVIVLLFEIGLESDLKELIRVGPQAAVVAIVGVVAPFAAGTAGLIALFGIDTIPAVFAGAALTATSIGITAKVLAEMQQLSSKEGQIIIGAAVLDDVLGIIVLAVVASLAKTGEIEILNVVYLIAGAAAFLVGSIFIGRLLSPYFVMVVNQMRTRGQVIVSSLIFAFVLAYIAAAIHLEAILGAFAAGLILAETSKHKEIEEQISPIADMLVPIFFITVGARTDLSVLNPLEPSNRAGLVIASFLVVVAIIGKVIAGFAIFGQPGINRLAVGVGMIPRGEVGLVFAGVGAASGVLTESLDAAIIVMVIFTTFLAPPLLRVVFKEDEGAIAQSLSEPVVEEVESAP, from the coding sequence ATGAGTGCCCTCATCGGCAGCGACCTGATTGGCAATATTCCCACCGATTTTCTGTCGATTAAATCTACGGTTAGTCTCTGGCTGACAGAGATTCCAGAGGCCGAGGTAGAGCCTTTGGTTTTGGCCAGCGTTTTACTCAGTTTAATTGTGGTGTATCTGGCCGCCAAACTAGGCGGTGAGCTATGCGCCCGAGTGAATCTGCCCGCCGTACTGGGCGAGCTGGTGGGAGGCGTCATTGTCGGCGTTTCGGCTATGCACCTGATTGTGTTTCCCGAAGGTGGCGGTGAAGTGCAGTCGCTGCTGATGAATCTAGTGGGGATGACCACCGGGCAGGCTCCGGACGAGCTGCTGCGGGTCTTTCAGGGCGAAAGTGAGGTGATCTCTGTCCTGGCCGAGCTGGGGGTGATCGTGCTGCTGTTTGAAATTGGCCTGGAGTCAGACCTTAAAGAACTGATTCGCGTCGGCCCCCAGGCCGCGGTAGTGGCTATTGTCGGAGTCGTTGCTCCCTTTGCCGCCGGTACCGCCGGGCTGATTGCCCTTTTCGGTATCGACACAATTCCCGCTGTATTTGCCGGGGCAGCACTCACCGCCACCAGCATTGGCATCACCGCCAAGGTGCTGGCCGAGATGCAGCAGCTCAGCTCGAAGGAAGGCCAGATCATTATCGGAGCCGCTGTACTCGATGACGTGCTTGGCATTATTGTCCTAGCCGTAGTCGCCAGCCTGGCGAAAACCGGCGAAATTGAAATTCTCAATGTGGTCTATCTGATTGCCGGGGCCGCCGCATTTCTGGTGGGGTCAATCTTTATTGGCCGCCTGCTCAGCCCCTACTTTGTCATGGTGGTCAACCAGATGCGCACCCGTGGTCAGGTGATTGTCAGCTCGCTGATTTTTGCCTTTGTGCTGGCCTACATCGCCGCCGCCATTCACTTAGAGGCTATCTTGGGTGCCTTTGCGGCGGGCCTGATTTTAGCCGAAACCTCAAAGCACAAAGAAATTGAAGAGCAGATCAGCCCCATTGCCGATATGCTGGTGCCGATTTTTTTTATTACCGTCGGGGCACGCACAGATTTGAGCGTGCTCAATCCCCTGGAACCGAGTAACCGGGCTGGCTTGGTAATTGCGTCATTTCTGGTAGTGGTTGCCATTATCGGCAAGGTGATCGCTGGTTTTGCGATCTTTGGTCAACCCGGCATCAATCGCCTGGCGGTCGGGGTTGGTATGATTCCTCGAGGCGAGGTGGGTCTGGTGTTTGCTGGGGTCGGGGCAGCTAGCGGCGTGCTGACCGAATCCCTCGATGCG